A window of the Hevea brasiliensis isolate MT/VB/25A 57/8 chromosome 6, ASM3005281v1, whole genome shotgun sequence genome harbors these coding sequences:
- the LOC110636665 gene encoding uncharacterized protein LOC110636665 isoform X1: MWSAAPEPSTYRRQIASSLIQLYTVMGKRKDPFWSYVKQLDGGFQCNCCGRQFSGGIPRIVAHLAGVKNHGIDVCSKVSENVRVEALSKLGNRPKKGKMEFSSSDLQDNQAISASPQKSSEVLQQNVEFPHANEKDKSKVDEKLIKFIISNKFPSDLPQRQSFVDLIRSACEYGPDYKPPGPLTLFTKIIPHIEMESEVCFGTQTKEVLAYIDNVKGSWATTGCTLMLQKLCNFFYFTVCSPEGALFLNCHRNSPHEGTDFDITSNVCSIIEDIGVDQVVQLITNDASISEEMLTSMYPKICSTQCVGHRIHVFLKDVYHQVEWVQRLLRRSKLIVKNLHEDATLLHLMLSDKFKRPCKAKFASYYQMLQSIFDNKQEFQQLVTSLKTNQLNCNNDQARPNVFNIFQSAEFWSEGQELLETMKSVIRVLCLVECYGSTSGYLYEAMEMAKEAIEEQYNKNQNKYAEILNLFRSLSKTIIHPMHLAAAFLNPVFMNSREFKVDPQIQRGIDFMQDTLVGNEEKEIFNEEVQHYLNKAQHTFTVSANKFLKKNHPRVWWDIRGKRLPVLRKCAMRILSQPCKCSLPYKAGHVQEEMSKEANFSKHILVLKMNIMILEELKTSEADVQSLEPIDLERCSELPDYNDPIQRCEDDHQMAMSLFKENFNDKNAANESEPITLGLSDLAPPTDQRQNQCESATLGLSVPAPPTNQPPNQCESATLSLPVPAPPTNQPPNQMMQHFWGDPDFKLFSPICSTDASI, encoded by the exons ATGTGGAGTGCAGCACCAGAACCAAGCACATACAGAAGACAGATAGCTTCTTCCCTCATTCAG CTATACACAGTTATGGGCAAGAGAAAAGATCCATTTTGGAGTTATGTGAAACAATTGGATGGCGGTTTTCAATGCAATTGCTGTGGACGTCAATTTTCGGGGGGCATTCCAAGGATCGTCGCTCATTTGGCTGGAGTTAAAAACCATGGGATTGATGTATGCTCTAAAGTTTCTGAGAATGTACGAGTCGAGGCTCTTTCAAAACTTGGCAATCGTCCAAAAAAAGGTAAAATGGAATTCAGTTCAAGTGATCTCCAAGATAATCAAGCCATTTCAGCTTCTCCCCAAAAATCGTCAGAGGTTTTGCAGCAAAATGTTGAGTTTCCACATGCAAATGAGAAGGATAAGAGTAAAGTGGATGAAAAGCTCATTAAATTcattatttcaaataaatttccatCTGATTTGCCTCAAAGACAATCTTTTGTTGACTTGATAAGGAGCGCATGTGAATATGGCCCTGATTATAAGCCACCAGGTCCTCTGACTCTCTTTACTAAAATCATTCCTCACATTGAGATGGAAAGCGAGGTATGCTTTGGAACACAAACCAAGGAAGTCTTAGCATACATTGATAATGTGAAGGGATCATGGGCTACAACAGGTTGCACATTAATGCTTCAAAAATTGTGCAACTTCTTTTATTTCACTGTATGTTCTCCTGAAGGGGCTTTGTTTTTGAACTGCCATAGAAATTCACCGCACGAAGGGACAGATTTTGATATTACAAGCAACGTTTGTTCTATAATTGAAGATATTGGGGTTGATCAGGTTGTGCAGTTAATCACAAATGATGCTTCAATTTCTGAGGAAATGCTCACAAGTATGTATCCCAAAATTTGCAGTACTCAGTGTGTTGGTCATCGGATTCATGTTTTCTTGAAGGATGTTTATCATCAAGTAGAATGGGTACAACGATTACTCCGAAGATCAAAATTGATTGTTAAAAATTTGCATGAAGATGCCACATTATTGCACCTGATGCTGAGCGACAAATTCAAACGTCCTTGTAAGGCTAAATTTGCCTCCTACTATCAAATGCTTCAATCAATTTTTGATAATAAGCAAGAGTTTCAACAACTCGTTACTTCTCTAAAGACAAACCAGCTGAATTGTAACAATGACCAGGCGAGACCGAATGTTTTCAACATTTTTCAAAGTGCAGAATTTTGGAGTGAAGGGCAAGAGCTACTGGAAACTATGAAATCAGTTATTAGAGTCCTTTGTTTAGTAGAATGCTATGGATCAACTTCAGGTTATTTGTATGAAGCAATGGAAATGGCAAAGGAAGCAATTGAGGAGCAGTATAATAAGAatcaaaataagtatgcagagATATTGAACTTGTTTAGGAGTCTAAGTAAAACTATCATCCATCCGATGCATCTTGCTGCTGCTTTTCTTAACCCTGTTTTTATGAATAGTAGAGAATTTAAAGTTGATCCTCAAATACAGAGAGGCATAGACTTTATGCAGGATACCTTAGTGGGCAATGAAGAGAAGGAAATTTTCAACGAGGAAGTGCAGCATTATCTCAACAAAGCACAACACACATTCACTGTTTCTGCAAATAAGTTTTTGAAAAAAAATCATCCTC GTGTTTGGTGGGATATACGAGGGAAACGTCTCCCAGTATTGCGAAAGTGTGCAATGAGAATTTTGAGTCAACCTTGTAAATGCAGTCTGCCTTACAAAGCAGGTCATGTTCAAGAAGAGATGAGCAAGGAAgcaaatttttcaaaacatattctagtCCTCAAAATGAATATTATGATCCTCGAAGAATTGAAAACTTCAGAAGCAGATGTGCAATCCCTGGAGCCAATTGATCTCGAAAGGTGCAGTGAACTTCCTGATTATAATGATCCTATTCAACGTTGCGAAGATGATCATCAAATGGCGATGAGTTTGTTCaaagaaaattttaatgataaaaatGCAGCGAATGAG AGTGAGCCAATAACTTTGGGTCTTTCGGATCTGGCTCCTCCGACAGATCAACGTCAAAACCAG TGTGAGTCAGCAACTCTGGGTCTTTCGGTTCCGGCCCCTCCGACAAATCAACCTCCAAATCAG TGTGAGTCAGCAACTCTGAGTCTTCCGGTTCCGGCCCCTCCGACAAATCAACCTCCCAATCAG ATGATGCAACACTTTTGGGGAGATCCTGATTTCAAACTTTTCAGCCCGATTTGCTCAACAGATGCCTCCATTTAA
- the LOC110636665 gene encoding uncharacterized protein LOC110636665 isoform X2 has protein sequence MWSAAPEPSTYRRQIASSLIQLYTVMGKRKDPFWSYVKQLDGGFQCNCCGRQFSGGIPRIVAHLAGVKNHGIDVCSKVSENVRVEALSKLGNRPKKGKMEFSSSDLQDNQAISASPQKSSEVLQQNVEFPHANEKDKSKVDEKLIKFIISNKFPSDLPQRQSFVDLIRSACEYGPDYKPPGPLTLFTKIIPHIEMESEVCFGTQTKEVLAYIDNVKGSWATTGCTLMLQKLCNFFYFTVCSPEGALFLNCHRNSPHEGTDFDITSNVCSIIEDIGVDQVVQLITNDASISEEMLTSMYPKICSTQCVGHRIHVFLKDVYHQVEWVQRLLRRSKLIVKNLHEDATLLHLMLSDKFKRPCKAKFASYYQMLQSIFDNKQEFQQLVTSLKTNQLNCNNDQARPNVFNIFQSAEFWSEGQELLETMKSVIRVLCLVECYGSTSGYLYEAMEMAKEAIEEQYNKNQNKYAEILNLFRSLSKTIIHPMHLAAAFLNPVFMNSREFKVDPQIQRGIDFMQDTLVGNEEKEIFNEEVQHYLNKAQHTFTVSANKFLKKNHPRVWWDIRGKRLPVLRKCAMRILSQPCKCSLPYKAGHVQEEMSKEANFSKHILVLKMNIMILEELKTSEADVQSLEPIDLERCSELPDYNDPIQRCEDDHQMAMSLFKENFNDKNAANESEPITLGLSDLAPPTDQRQNQCESATLSLPVPAPPTNQPPNQMMQHFWGDPDFKLFSPICSTDASI, from the exons ATGTGGAGTGCAGCACCAGAACCAAGCACATACAGAAGACAGATAGCTTCTTCCCTCATTCAG CTATACACAGTTATGGGCAAGAGAAAAGATCCATTTTGGAGTTATGTGAAACAATTGGATGGCGGTTTTCAATGCAATTGCTGTGGACGTCAATTTTCGGGGGGCATTCCAAGGATCGTCGCTCATTTGGCTGGAGTTAAAAACCATGGGATTGATGTATGCTCTAAAGTTTCTGAGAATGTACGAGTCGAGGCTCTTTCAAAACTTGGCAATCGTCCAAAAAAAGGTAAAATGGAATTCAGTTCAAGTGATCTCCAAGATAATCAAGCCATTTCAGCTTCTCCCCAAAAATCGTCAGAGGTTTTGCAGCAAAATGTTGAGTTTCCACATGCAAATGAGAAGGATAAGAGTAAAGTGGATGAAAAGCTCATTAAATTcattatttcaaataaatttccatCTGATTTGCCTCAAAGACAATCTTTTGTTGACTTGATAAGGAGCGCATGTGAATATGGCCCTGATTATAAGCCACCAGGTCCTCTGACTCTCTTTACTAAAATCATTCCTCACATTGAGATGGAAAGCGAGGTATGCTTTGGAACACAAACCAAGGAAGTCTTAGCATACATTGATAATGTGAAGGGATCATGGGCTACAACAGGTTGCACATTAATGCTTCAAAAATTGTGCAACTTCTTTTATTTCACTGTATGTTCTCCTGAAGGGGCTTTGTTTTTGAACTGCCATAGAAATTCACCGCACGAAGGGACAGATTTTGATATTACAAGCAACGTTTGTTCTATAATTGAAGATATTGGGGTTGATCAGGTTGTGCAGTTAATCACAAATGATGCTTCAATTTCTGAGGAAATGCTCACAAGTATGTATCCCAAAATTTGCAGTACTCAGTGTGTTGGTCATCGGATTCATGTTTTCTTGAAGGATGTTTATCATCAAGTAGAATGGGTACAACGATTACTCCGAAGATCAAAATTGATTGTTAAAAATTTGCATGAAGATGCCACATTATTGCACCTGATGCTGAGCGACAAATTCAAACGTCCTTGTAAGGCTAAATTTGCCTCCTACTATCAAATGCTTCAATCAATTTTTGATAATAAGCAAGAGTTTCAACAACTCGTTACTTCTCTAAAGACAAACCAGCTGAATTGTAACAATGACCAGGCGAGACCGAATGTTTTCAACATTTTTCAAAGTGCAGAATTTTGGAGTGAAGGGCAAGAGCTACTGGAAACTATGAAATCAGTTATTAGAGTCCTTTGTTTAGTAGAATGCTATGGATCAACTTCAGGTTATTTGTATGAAGCAATGGAAATGGCAAAGGAAGCAATTGAGGAGCAGTATAATAAGAatcaaaataagtatgcagagATATTGAACTTGTTTAGGAGTCTAAGTAAAACTATCATCCATCCGATGCATCTTGCTGCTGCTTTTCTTAACCCTGTTTTTATGAATAGTAGAGAATTTAAAGTTGATCCTCAAATACAGAGAGGCATAGACTTTATGCAGGATACCTTAGTGGGCAATGAAGAGAAGGAAATTTTCAACGAGGAAGTGCAGCATTATCTCAACAAAGCACAACACACATTCACTGTTTCTGCAAATAAGTTTTTGAAAAAAAATCATCCTC GTGTTTGGTGGGATATACGAGGGAAACGTCTCCCAGTATTGCGAAAGTGTGCAATGAGAATTTTGAGTCAACCTTGTAAATGCAGTCTGCCTTACAAAGCAGGTCATGTTCAAGAAGAGATGAGCAAGGAAgcaaatttttcaaaacatattctagtCCTCAAAATGAATATTATGATCCTCGAAGAATTGAAAACTTCAGAAGCAGATGTGCAATCCCTGGAGCCAATTGATCTCGAAAGGTGCAGTGAACTTCCTGATTATAATGATCCTATTCAACGTTGCGAAGATGATCATCAAATGGCGATGAGTTTGTTCaaagaaaattttaatgataaaaatGCAGCGAATGAG AGTGAGCCAATAACTTTGGGTCTTTCGGATCTGGCTCCTCCGACAGATCAACGTCAAAACCAG TGTGAGTCAGCAACTCTGAGTCTTCCGGTTCCGGCCCCTCCGACAAATCAACCTCCCAATCAG ATGATGCAACACTTTTGGGGAGATCCTGATTTCAAACTTTTCAGCCCGATTTGCTCAACAGATGCCTCCATTTAA